In the genome of Monodelphis domestica isolate mMonDom1 chromosome 2, mMonDom1.pri, whole genome shotgun sequence, one region contains:
- the monDomV1R1212 gene encoding vomeronasal 1 receptor monDomV1R1212, translated as MISSELIFGLAFFFQCVIGAVGNSLLLILYGYIAFKKPQEKKPMDLILAHLTLANMATLFTRGIPEIMYCFGMRSILNDLGCQLVMYIYRIFRGLSVCTTSLLSMFQAIIISPNNSVWARIKVKTPKYILHCFLCVWVANALIYIRVIEGTEAIKNDNISRYNYIAHFYMVRAPKENKSAVAFFFALTLHDFIFHLLMALSSTHMVLLLYRHSKQVQHIYSNSNSSRSFPEIKATQTILLLVSCFVLFYWINNCCTLYVSFHFEKKVEVETIGAFFGGCYPALSPLLLIGSDSRIGKLHFIPGKEKRHHKDFVNGLVNY; from the coding sequence ATGATATCTAGTGAGCTGATCTTTGGTTTGGCCTTCTTTTTTCAATGTGTCATTGGTGCTGTAGGGAATTCATTGCTCCTCATACTTTATGGTTATATTGCTTTCAAAAAGCCTCAAGAAAAGAAGCCCATGGACTTGATTCTTGCTCATTTGACtttggccaatatggcaacacTTTTTACCAGAGGCATTCCAGAAATCATGTATTGTTTTGGGATGAGAAGTATTTTGAATGATTTGGGGTGTCAACTAGTCATGTACATCTACAGAATTTTCCGAGGACTTTCTGTATGCACAACAAGCCTTCTGAGCATGTTCCAGGCCATCATCATCAGTCCCAACAACTCTGTGTGGGCAAGGATCAAagtcaaaacccccaaatatattttacattgttTCCTTTGTGTCTGGGTAGCAAATGCATTGATCTATATCAGGGTCATTGAAGGCACCGAagcaataaaaaatgacaatatttccaGATATAATTATATAGCGCATTTTTACATGGTAAGAGCACCAAAAGAGAACAAATCTGCTGttgcatttttctttgctttaactcttcatgactttatCTTTCATTTGCTTATGGCATTGTCCAGTACCCACATGGTGCTTCTCCTCTATAGACATAGCAAGCAAGTGCAGCACATTTATAGCAATAGCAATTCCTCTAGATCCTTCCCTGAAATCAAGGCCACTCAGACCATTCTCTTGCTTGTgagctgttttgttttattttactggATCAACAACTGTTGCACCTTATATGTgtcatttcattttgaaaaaaaagttgagGTAGAAACAATTGGAGCCTTTTTTGGTGGTTGTTATCCTGCCCTCTCTCCCTTATTGCTGATTGGCAGTGATAGTCGTATTGGAAAACTTCATTTTATAcctgggaaggaaaaaagacatcACAAGGATTTTGTGAATGGATTAGTCAATTATTGA